The following DNA comes from Bryobacteraceae bacterium.
TCTCCGACGAGACCTCGTTCGGTCCCACTCAGTTCGACGTCTTCAGCGCGCCGCGCCTCTTCGGTACACTCGGCAGCCCAATCACCGACGTCACCTTCGCCGTGCCGGGGGACCCCACGAAGGCCGCCACCGTCAACGGTTTCGGCGCCGTGTTTACCGATGTCGATCTCACCGGACCCACCACCATCGAGTTCTTCACCCTTGCCGGCGCCTCACTCGGCGTCTTCACCGTACCCGGTGTGAACGAACCCACTGGAAACACCGATACGCAGGGCTCGTTGTCGTTCCTCGGCGTCATCTTCAACGCAGGCGAACACGTGGGCCACGTTCAAATCACCGCTGGCACGCATGGACTGGACCATACCTTCGCCGGCGACGATGATGCCGTTGCGATGGACGATTTCATTTTCGGAGAACCCATCGCGGCCGTTCCGGAACCGTCCACGTTCCTCACCGGGGGCGCGGCGCTGCTTGCTCTGGCCGGTCTCCGCCGCCGCCGGAGCTGAGTCGCTCTCAGCCGCGGGGTGTCAGGCCGGCACTCCGCGGTTCGGGGCAGTCCAGAACGGGCGGACGATCGTCACGCCCCTTCGCGTTTTCCCACCTTGTCGCGCAAGCCGTTGAGCCGCAACGCCGTCGCCCGCCCCGCCTTGGTTCGTTCCTTCGATTTCGCCGCCGACAATTTGCTGCCGCCTGCGATCCTGGAATCGTCAGTTGACCTGCTCGAGAATCGCGAAGTCGCCAGGATTCCACGCCTGCGCGATCACGTACAGCTTGCCGTTGCGCTCGTCGAGCACCGCGTTGTGGATGTGCTTGAACTTCTCGAGCCCGAAGGTCTCCTTGATCATCAGCGTCGAAACCAGCTTGTCGTTCTCGAGAATGTAGATCGGCGCGCCCTTGCCCCGATCCGGACCGTCGAGCGCGCCGACGATGGCCAGATTGCCGAGATAGTCGATGTCGCACGGCAGCGAGCCGAGGGGCATCTTGAGCGTCGAGAGATATTGGCCGTGCCGGGTGAACCGGTCGATCTCGGCATTCGGCCGGTCGGCGATGTCGATCCGCTTCGCCGACGGCACCGCCGTCACTCCGTGGCCCGTGCCGAACTGCCCTGGGCCGCCGCCCTTCCCGCCCCAGGCGAGATCGTACCAGTCGGCCTGGAACGGGCTAGTCGACATGATGCGCGCGGTGAGAACCACATCGAGCTGGGAGTAGCCCGTGGTTACGTACAGCATTCCATCGAGCTCATCCGTGTCGGTGGGGATGAAGTTGCCCGCGCCGGCGAAGTAGTCGTTGGCGAGCGGAAAGCCGAGGTCCTTGCCCGGCGCCGGCGTCTTCAGCGTGTGCGCCAGCTTGCCGTCGAGCGTTGTGATGTACACACTGGCCGATTGGTTGCCCGGAAAGCTCAGGTAGGGCGTGCCGTCCTTGGCGTACCAGATCGAGGCGTTGTGCATGTTCGTGCCCTTCATCGCCGGATCGGTGGGGATCATGCGGGTCTGCTTCAGGTCCGCGCTGATCTGTATGATTCCGGCGCCCGGCAGCGCGAAGTAGATCTCGCCCTTGCCCGGGCGGCGATCGACGGCAAACCCGCCGTGGGCCTTCTCGAGAACCGCCTGCGCTTCGGCCGGCAGGTGCGACGATGTGTAGAGGAGCTTGAATCGATACTTGCCGCTGCCGGTAGTGGCGGTTCCGCCCTGCGGCGCGGCGGCCGGCGATGGCGTCGCCGCCACCCAGCCGAGCGTCAGAAGTCCGGCGAACAACGCGCTCAATGCGAATCGGTGCATAGTGGCAATTAGACCACAAAGCGCCCGCCGGATCACTGCCCGAGTTCGTGACAAGCCACGCAGTTGACGGCCGCCTTCCTCTCCCGGTGGCAGGCGATGCAGGCCTTCATCGAGTGCTCCACCTCGGCGGTGAGCGCTTCCCGCTCGTACACCGGCCCGTGACAACGCGCGCACTCCACTGCGCCGGCTTCCTTGGCGGTGTGCCGCGCGTGAGAAAAGATGACGAAGTCGGCGAGACGGTATACGCGGGTGGACGGGATCGTGTCGATGCCGCCCGGAACCGGATCGTGGCAGCCCTGGCAGACCGCCAGGTTCGGGAAACCGGCACGGACCGACTTCAGCGCTGTTGCGTGGCATGTCACGCAAGCCAACTTCAAGTCACTGTGTTTCTTGTGGCTGAAACTCGCTCCCCCGGCCACGAGGGCGAACAAAACCGGAAGCGCCGCCGTGCGAACCGTCTTCACGATCCCCAGCATATCAACGCACCGGAGGAAACTCATGAGCCGCTATCTCGGATTCGACACCGCCCGCTACCAGGGCGACAAGATCATGCAGGCGTGGAAGACCGAATCGCCCTACGCCTTCACCGGCTACTACCTCAAAGCGCCCTGCCACAGCGACGCCTCCCACATGGGTGCGCGCGAACGCCTGGCGAAGATGGGCTGGGGCTTTCTCATCATCTACGTGGGAAGACAAGCCGAGGGACCGTGCTCGAAACAGCCCGTCGATGCCGCGCTCGGCGAACTGCACGGCCGCGACGCTATCGCCAAAACCGCCGCGGAAGGCTTCGCGCCCGGCAGCGTAGTCTTCCTTGATGTCGAGCGTATGGAACGCATCCCGGCGGCGATGAAGAAATACGTCCTTGCCTGGTTTGACGAGGTCAACCGGAGCCCGTTCCACGGCGGCGTCTACTGCCACGTGCGCAACGCCGCAGAACTCCGCGAAACAATCATGGCGGCTCATCCCGCCGATCGTCCGGAACCGGTCTTCTGGGTGGCCGGCGGCAAGCGTTTCGATCCCTCCCGCAGCGTCCCCGCGGACAGCTCCATTCCGTTCGCCCGAATCTGGCAGGGGCGGCTCGACACGCGCCAGACGCATGGCGGCTTCGAGGTGAACATCGACGTCAACATCGCCGACACGCCCGACCCTTCGGCGCCCCTTCAAGCATCTCCAATCTCATGACATTCTTACGCGGCATTCATCCCGGCGTCACACTTTCTCCGTAATCTCGGTAACTTGTAAACCCCGATTGTGTAAGGAAAGGATCCCACCCGCACTATGAATCATCGTGTGCTTGCCGCCGCTCTACTCACGGCTGCGTCCGCATTCTCTCAAGGTACGCCGAGTGTCACCATTCTTCTTCCAGAACACACCCGCTTGCTCCAGGGCCAGCAGGTCGACATCGTCCTGGAAGTCCGCAACGCCGCGAGTGTCAGTGGCCTCAAGGTAATGGCGGGAAACGTCGACTGGACTCAGAGATTCTCGCAGCCGGTCCAGGCCGAACTCGATTGCGACACGACCTCCGATTACGTGCTCCGGGCCGATCTCCAGTCTTTTGAGACGCCCGGCGAAGTGAAACTCGACGTGTCGATCTCGGCCGGCGGCACCGTCGTCACCGATTCGCGCGACATCCTCGTCCGCCCGTTCGCCGCCAACATGCGCCGCAACCTGATACTGTTCATCGGAGACGCCATGGGGACGGCCTACCGCGACGCCGCCCGGCTCGTCTCTCGCGCGATCGTCTCCAACGGCAAGAACTCCTTCCGCGACGGCTACTTCGATGACTTACTCGAGATGGACAAAATGCCGGTCAGCGGCATGTCCATGACTTACGGTACCGACTCGATCGTGCCGGATTCGGCCAACACCGGCACCGCCTGGGCCAGCGGCAACAAGAGCTTCCTAAACGCCGTGAACAGCTTCACCGACGGCACCGACTGCCGCTGGCGCTTCAACGGCCAGCAGAACGCGGCCAACTTCGCCCATATGACCGACAACCCGCGCGTGGAAAACCTCTGGCAGTACCTCAAGCGCCGCCACGGCTACCGCGCCGGAATCGTCTCCACCGCGGCTATCACCGACGCGACGCCAGCCGTCGAAGGCGCCTATGTCGCCTACCGCCAGATGCGCCTCGAGATCGCCAAACAGTACCTGGCCAACCCGATGCTCGGCGGCCGTCCCGCCTTCGACGTTATCCTCGGCGGCGGCGCCGACCCCTTCACCGGCGCCGGCCGCACCGATGGCCGCGACCTCATCAGTGAGTTCCAGGCCCTCGGCTACCGCTATGTCACCAACGCCAGCGACCTTCGCGGCGTCGGCGGCGGCCAGCCTTTGCTCGGCCTGTTCACGCGCGGTAACACCCGGCCGTCGAGCGATGGCATCCGCACCGCCAGCGATGTCAACATGAACGTCGCCTACGATAAGCTCCGCTACCAGCGCCCGGCTTCCGAACCGGCCGCGAACCTCGGCAACTTTACCGATCAGCCGATGCTCGATCTGATGACCCAAAAGGCCATCGAGGTTCTTTCCTCGACCTTCGCGCAGAGCCCGTTCATCCTGATGGTCGAGGCCGCCTCGATCGACAAGCAATCCCACCCGAACGACGCTGCCGGCACCATTTGGGACACCATCGAGTTCGACAAGTCGATCGGCGCCGCCCGCGCCTGGGCGGCCAAGCGCCCGGTGCGCGACACGTTGATCGTCGTGACCGCAGACCATGATCAGTCGATGCACATCATCGGAGTCTCCAACATCCCCGATGCGGAATACTTCAATCGCTCCAAGAGCGAGAAGATCACCCTCGACACGCCGCGCGGCAAGCAGGACTTTACGATCTGGGGCGATTCCTACACCAACGCTCGCGCCGGCCTGCCCTTCATCAACCTGAGCACCGGTTCTGCGAACAACTCCGGCGCCGGGGGAACGCCAGGCACCTTCGAGCAGTCCTCCTCGTCGAGCGATCCGGCGTCGAGCACTTACTCCACCTACTTCGGCAGCACCGCCTACCGCCTCGATTCGCAGACCGGGTACCCGATGAACGAAGGCGCCGGTCTCCGCCGCCTCGCCGTTGGCTTCCGTACCGGCGACCATACCGGGTCGAGCGTGCCGGTCACGGCCGAGGGTCCCGGAGCGCTCCTGTTCACCGGATATATGGATCAGTCCGACATCTTCTTCAAGATGGCCACCGCCGCCTCCACCGACACCAGCGAGATCGACAAGACGGTTGACTTGCTGATCAAGAGCGACGCCTTCCCGAAATCGATTGGTAAGTAGCGTGGTTCGCCGTTTCGCGCTTGGGGCGATGTTTCTGGCCGCGCCCCTTTTTTCTCAGACCGCCGAAGCGCTGGACCCGTCCGTCCGGAACGGAACCGTTCAATGGGTGGATCTCCAGGAAACGAAGGATCAGATCCACCGCCGCGCCGGCGCGCCGGCAGTGATGGCCGACTTCGGCGCGGGGTATGAATCCTGGCAGTTCCGCATCGCGGGATTCGATCATCACGATTACTCCCATCTGCTCGTCTTCCGCAGGACCAACGGCAAGCTTCTGAGCATCACACGGGTTTACGAACCGGAGCGTCAAGTGGATGAGTTTTTCCCGCCCGATGGGACCAGGGTCTTCTCCACGGCGTCGAATGGCGTTGACTTCAAGGTGCGCGTGCGCCTGTTGCCGGGCGGCCGATTCCTGCTGGCTCCCGGAACCGCGAAGCCGGGCGATCCGGCCAGCCAGATCGTCCTGCTGGGGCGCGACGCGCTACGTAACTTCTACCCCTGGATCGACCGCCAGCTTTCCGCCTCAGTTCCTGCGGTCGCGGCCGGCCCAGATCAACCCCGAAAGTAGCTTCGCCTCGGCGGCATGGAGCCCGGCCTCCCGAAGCCTCCGTCCGAGACGGAGCGAAAGGTCACTCGCCTCGCCCATCAAGTCGCGGTAGAAGGCGAGAGACGGCTCGCTGCTGAATACGGCCCGGGCCGCGGACTCGGTGCATAACTGGCCGAGCGCGCGCCGCCACCGCCTTCCGGCGGCGATCAATACTACCGGCCTCGGCGCGGGCACCACCACGGCGAGTGCGACTTCGATGCGGTTCTCGTGGAGCTTGCGCGAGAGGGTCGCGCAGGGCTCGAAACCGTCGGCGACCAATAACTTCGTGGCGGTTGGAGATTGCCTCTTCGCCAAGGCCGCCTCGATCAGTTGTAAGACGCTTGCCGAGCCGCCATAGGCAATCACGATGCGTGTGTCCAGTAACTCTGACGCATCCTTGACCGGCCATCCATGCCGCAGGGAACTCGCGGCGCGCGACGCCACCCGTTCCGATACCGCTATGATTGGCCCAACCCGGCTGCGAAGCCTGGGCACGGACGAAAAGATACTAAGCCGCGTCGGTCCCGCGGCGATCAGGCCGATCTGGGGATCCAGCGACCCCTGCATTCTCGAGCTTCGCCCTCAGCGCTCTCACACGATCGCGCAATCCCGCCGCCGCTTCGAAATCGAATTTACGGGCAGCATCACGCATGCGCTCCTCCAGTTCCTCGGCAAGACGGGTCATCTCCTCGGGGGTCGACGCCGCTTCGTCCCGGCGGTCGTCGTCGTCCAAGGGGACAGTTACATAGTCTGCCTCGGCAATGGCCACGAGGCTCATGTCGATCGGCTTTATGATCGACTGAGGCGTGATGCCATGCTCCTCATTGTAAGCAATCTGAATGCGCCGCCGCCGATCGGTCTCATCCATGGCCGCCCGCATGCTGTCCGTGCGGCGGTCGGCGTAAAGCACCGCGCGCCCGTTCACGTTGCGCGCCGCCCGGCCGATGGTCTGAATCAAAGACCCCGTGGAGCGCAGGAAACCTTCTTTGTCGGCGTCCAGAATCGCCACCAGCGACACTTCCGGCAAGTCAAGCCCTTCGCGCAGGAGATTTACGCCGATCAACGCGTCGATGTCGCCGCGCCGCAAGTCCCGGAGAATCTTGATCCGGTCCAGCGTCGACACTTCCGAGTGTAAGTAGGCGCACTTGACGCCGGCTTCGGTGTAGTACTGCGCCAGGTCTTCGGCCATGCGCTTGGTAAGTGTGGTCACCAGCACGCGCTCGTTGGCGTCGATGCGGGCGCGGATCTCCTTGAGCAGATCATCCACCTGGCCGCGGATCGGCCGCACCTCCACCTCGGGGTCGATCAGCCCCGTGGGGCGAATCACCTGTTCCACCACCACACCGCTGCTCCGGGTGAGTTCGTACGGACCCGGCGTCGCCGAAACATAGAGCACCTGGTTCACCCGGTTTTCATACTCCTCGAAAGTAAGCGGCCGGTTATCGAGCGCCGAGGGGAGGCGGAACCCGTGCGCCACCAGATTCTCCTTGCGCGACCGGTCCCCGTGGTACATGCCACCGAGCTGCGGCACCGTCTGGTGGCTCTCGTCGATGAACACCATTGCGTCCACCGGCAGGTAGTCGAGCAGGGTCGGCGGCGCTTCGCCCGGCAGACGGTTGGTGAAGTGGCGCGAGTAATTCTCGATCCCGTGGCAGTAACCGACCTGCTTCATCATCTCGAGATCGAACATCGTCCGCTGCCACAAGCGTTGCGCTTCCACCGCCTTGCCCTGGCCGAGTAACTCCTTGTGCCACCACTCGAGCTCGTTGCGGATGCTCACCGCGGCGGTCTCTTTCGTCTCCGCGCTCATGACGTAGTGCGTCTTCGGATAGATCGGCAGCCGGGTATAAGAGTGGCGAATGCGGCCGGTTTCAGGCTCAATCTGATAGAGCGACTCGATCTCATCGCCCCACAACTCGATCCGGTAGGCGTAGTCGTCATAGGTGGGGAACACCTCGATCACGTCGCCGCGCACGCGGAAGGCGCCGCGCTGGAACTTGGATTCCGTCCGGTCGTACAGGATGTCCACCAGCCGCTGCGTAATCTCCTTGCGCGGCGTTTTCTGGCCCTTCTCGAGCATCATCAGCATCCCGTAGTAGGCGTCCGGCGAACCGAGGCCGTAGATGCACGACACGCTCGCGATGATCACGCAATCGCGGCGCTCGAATAGCGATCGCGTGGCCGACAGCCGAAGCTTGTCGAGCTCGTTGTTGATCGTGGCTTCTTTCTCGATGTAGGTGTCCGAAGACGGAATGTAGGCTTCCGGCTGGTAGTAGTCGTAGTAGCTGACGAAGTACTCAACCGCGTTCTGCGGGAAGAAGCTCTTGAACTCGTGGTAAAGCTGCGCCGCGAGGGTCTTGTTGTGGGCCAGCACCAGCGCCGGACGGTTGACGCGTTCGATCACCTTCGCCATCGTGAACGTCTTGCCGGACCCCGTGACGCCGAGCAGAACCTGGTGCTTCTCGCCGTCGCCGATGCCGTGGACGATCTGTTCGATCGCGGCCTTCTGGTCGCCGCGGGGTTGATAGTCGACGCCGAGCTGGAAACGCATTGGACCTTCAGTATAGGAGGGACGCGGCGTTGACGCGCCCGGCCGCACTAGGTTCGCGGAGATTTTCCCTTCGTTCGAGCGGGGTCCGCTGGCTTCCGATACTCGCATCGTTCCGGTGGAGCGCGAATTGGCGATGTCCATCAAGACGGTGGACCACGGTTTTCTGCTCGAATCGGGCGGCGAGGCTTGGGTGGAGCATTTCGAGGCCGAATCCGTGCTCGCGGGCGAGGACCTCGCGACGATCGCGCAGCGGGCGATGCTGCTCGGCATCAAGAACGGCGTGCCGGCGTGGACGACGATCATGCTGCTTTCCCGCCGCGGCTCTCAGCCGGATGCTTCCGAAGAGATCCGCGTGCCACTGGGCGGCGTCACCATCGCGGTGCGGGCGGGGATCGTGCGGCGACCCGTCAAGAGCTGTCGATGGCGATCTCCAGGCTGAGCGCGGTGGCGGATCGGGAGTTGCGGGCGCGGTTGTTCGCCGAATTCGCGACGTGGAGCAGCCTCAAGTACAACAGATGAGCCTGACACGCAAGGATCTGATGTTGATATCGCCGCACGGGGAAAAGATCGCGCGGGAGAATCGCACCGAAGGTCTTCAGGAAGGCCAGCTCGTTTCGGCCCGCCGGGACCTCGGTTTTGTCGTCAACGCGCGATTCCCCGGGCTGCTCGACGATGGAACGATCGGCGGCGCCGATCTGGAAACGGTCAGGGCGTTGTTCGAAGCCCCGATCCTCGCGCCGGACCGCGCCGCGGCGGAAACCGCGTCCGCCGCGATCCTTCGCCGCTAGGCGCCGGCCGCGCGAAACTCGCGAAGCCTCGCCGGCTCCACCTCGCGCTTCCAGTCGGCCAGCATCCCGCGCAGCCGGGCCGTTATGGCTGCCTCGGGCTCGGCGAGATTCACCTTCTCCCGGTCGTCCCAGGCAAGGTTGAAGACGTACTCCTTCGCGTCGTCGATCACATACTTCAGATCCCCATCGCGCACCGCCCAGCGCCGCGTTGCACCGCGCTTGTAGCTCCAGTAAAGCGTCCGCGCCTTCGGTTTCTGTTTTCCGGTCAGCACCGGCAGCAGGTCGACCCCGTCGAGCGAACGCGACGGTTTCACGCCCGCCGCCGCCAGCATCGTCGCCGAAACGTCCATCGTCATCGCCGCCTGTGTCGTTGTCGATGCCCGCGGAATCACGCCCGGCCACCGCATCAGGCACGGCACCCGGATGCCTCCTTCGAAGCAGGTGCTCTTCCCCGCCCGGAACGGCGTGTTGCGGCTGCGATTATATCCGCCGTTGTCGCTCTTGAACACAACCAGCGTGTTTCGCGCCACGCCCTGTTTGTCGATCGCGGCCAGGATGTCGCCAACGCGGCGGTCCATGTGCTCCACCATGGCCACGTAGGTTTCGCGCGTGCCCGCGTTCCAC
Coding sequences within:
- a CDS encoding PEP-CTERM sorting domain-containing protein — its product is MRPIILSLAAASAIAPLALGAPIVFSAVSPTAAGIQATVDAFRTGLGTLNPPGACSPTPCLSGRREINWDGVPAGFSSPNDFPGGFFNGTAGIDPAGRQRGANFSTPGTALRVSATEFSDETSFGPTQFDVFSAPRLFGTLGSPITDVTFAVPGDPTKAATVNGFGAVFTDVDLTGPTTIEFFTLAGASLGVFTVPGVNEPTGNTDTQGSLSFLGVIFNAGEHVGHVQITAGTHGLDHTFAGDDDAVAMDDFIFGEPIAAVPEPSTFLTGGAALLALAGLRRRRS
- a CDS encoding cytochrome c3 family protein yields the protein MSFLRCVDMLGIVKTVRTAALPVLFALVAGGASFSHKKHSDLKLACVTCHATALKSVRAGFPNLAVCQGCHDPVPGGIDTIPSTRVYRLADFVIFSHARHTAKEAGAVECARCHGPVYEREALTAEVEHSMKACIACHRERKAAVNCVACHELGQ
- a CDS encoding DUF1906 domain-containing protein; amino-acid sequence: MSRYLGFDTARYQGDKIMQAWKTESPYAFTGYYLKAPCHSDASHMGARERLAKMGWGFLIIYVGRQAEGPCSKQPVDAALGELHGRDAIAKTAAEGFAPGSVVFLDVERMERIPAAMKKYVLAWFDEVNRSPFHGGVYCHVRNAAELRETIMAAHPADRPEPVFWVAGGKRFDPSRSVPADSSIPFARIWQGRLDTRQTHGGFEVNIDVNIADTPDPSAPLQASPIS
- a CDS encoding alkaline phosphatase, coding for MNHRVLAAALLTAASAFSQGTPSVTILLPEHTRLLQGQQVDIVLEVRNAASVSGLKVMAGNVDWTQRFSQPVQAELDCDTTSDYVLRADLQSFETPGEVKLDVSISAGGTVVTDSRDILVRPFAANMRRNLILFIGDAMGTAYRDAARLVSRAIVSNGKNSFRDGYFDDLLEMDKMPVSGMSMTYGTDSIVPDSANTGTAWASGNKSFLNAVNSFTDGTDCRWRFNGQQNAANFAHMTDNPRVENLWQYLKRRHGYRAGIVSTAAITDATPAVEGAYVAYRQMRLEIAKQYLANPMLGGRPAFDVILGGGADPFTGAGRTDGRDLISEFQALGYRYVTNASDLRGVGGGQPLLGLFTRGNTRPSSDGIRTASDVNMNVAYDKLRYQRPASEPAANLGNFTDQPMLDLMTQKAIEVLSSTFAQSPFILMVEAASIDKQSHPNDAAGTIWDTIEFDKSIGAARAWAAKRPVRDTLIVVTADHDQSMHIIGVSNIPDAEYFNRSKSEKITLDTPRGKQDFTIWGDSYTNARAGLPFINLSTGSANNSGAGGTPGTFEQSSSSSDPASSTYSTYFGSTAYRLDSQTGYPMNEGAGLRRLAVGFRTGDHTGSSVPVTAEGPGALLFTGYMDQSDIFFKMATAASTDTSEIDKTVDLLIKSDAFPKSIGK
- the uvrB gene encoding excinuclease ABC subunit UvrB is translated as MRFQLGVDYQPRGDQKAAIEQIVHGIGDGEKHQVLLGVTGSGKTFTMAKVIERVNRPALVLAHNKTLAAQLYHEFKSFFPQNAVEYFVSYYDYYQPEAYIPSSDTYIEKEATINNELDKLRLSATRSLFERRDCVIIASVSCIYGLGSPDAYYGMLMMLEKGQKTPRKEITQRLVDILYDRTESKFQRGAFRVRGDVIEVFPTYDDYAYRIELWGDEIESLYQIEPETGRIRHSYTRLPIYPKTHYVMSAETKETAAVSIRNELEWWHKELLGQGKAVEAQRLWQRTMFDLEMMKQVGYCHGIENYSRHFTNRLPGEAPPTLLDYLPVDAMVFIDESHQTVPQLGGMYHGDRSRKENLVAHGFRLPSALDNRPLTFEEYENRVNQVLYVSATPGPYELTRSSGVVVEQVIRPTGLIDPEVEVRPIRGQVDDLLKEIRARIDANERVLVTTLTKRMAEDLAQYYTEAGVKCAYLHSEVSTLDRIKILRDLRRGDIDALIGVNLLREGLDLPEVSLVAILDADKEGFLRSTGSLIQTIGRAARNVNGRAVLYADRRTDSMRAAMDETDRRRRIQIAYNEEHGITPQSIIKPIDMSLVAIAEADYVTVPLDDDDRRDEAASTPEEMTRLAEELEERMRDAARKFDFEAAAGLRDRVRALRAKLENAGVAGSPDRPDRRGTDAA